In the genome of Nitrospinota bacterium, the window GCGTTCACAAACTCGAACGCCGTCCCGTCGGTCCCCGGCTCCACGGTGATTTTGCAGTCGGCGAACTGGCCGTGCCCGCCCGTCTGTTTTTTGAGCCGGCCGTGCCCATCGGCCTTGCCCCTGATGGTCTCGCGGTATGCGATTTTGGGCGGATGGGTGGACACCTCCAGCCCGTAACGGGACTTGAGCCGGCTCAACGTAACGTCCATGTGTATCTGCCCCATGCCGGAGATCACAAGGTCTTTGGTCTCCTTGTCCATTTCGAAATGGAGCGTGGGATCCTCCTCCATAAGCTTGGCCAGCGAGGAGGTTAGCTTGTCCTCGTCCCCCTTGCTTTTCGCCTCCACCGCCAGCGCCACCACAGGGTGCGGCGGATCTTCCTTCATGAATGTGACGGGCGATTTGGGGTCGCACAAAGTGTCGCCGGTGGAGGCGCTTTTCAGCTTTGCCACCGCCACTATGTCCCCGGTCACGGCCTTGGAAACAGGGGTCTGCTTCTTTCCAACTGTCGTAAGCAGCGGGCCTATGTGTTCTTTCGCCCCTTTAGAGGAGTTATAAAGGTTGCTGTCGGGGGAAATAGAGCCGGAAAATACGCGCAGATAGCTGAGCCGTCCTGCGAAAGGGTCCACCAGTGTCTTGAAGGTGTAGGCGGCCAATGGCCCCTCAGGGGCAGGCGGAAGGTCAACAAGTTTTCCATCAGGACCATTGGCGAGCCTGGGCGGCATGTCGGCGGGGGAGGGGAGGAAGTTGACGATGGTGTCCAGCGTCTTGCGGATGACCACATTGAGCGTGGCCGATCCGCACAGCACCGGGACCACCTCCCCGGCCACAATGGCGCGCCGCAGCCCCGGGAACAGCTCCGCGTCCTCCAGCGTGTTCTTCTCCATGTAAATGTTCAAAAGCCGCTCGTCCGTCTCCGCGACGGACTCCACCATCTCCCGCCGTTCCTTCTGCGCCCATTTGAGCAGGTTGTCCGGTATCTCCTCGACGGTGAATTTCCCTTCTCCATCCTTGGCGTAGATGTACGCCTTCATGTACAGAAGGTCCACCACCCCCTTGAATGCCGGGCCCGAGC includes:
- the fusA gene encoding elongation factor G, with the translated sequence MNNKAFTPDKIRNVGIIAHSGAGKTTLAEAILYDAGAINKRGKTSTGDTVMDFDPEEIKRNISISTSIASCEWKDHKINLLDTPGDQNFVGDTFLSMSVMDSALVIVSAVSGIKTQTERVWNWACAHKLPRVIFINKMDNDRASYESAFGQIDAVFHQKTLKFTLPIGSGPAFKGVVDLLYMKAYIYAKDGEGKFTVEEIPDNLLKWAQKERREMVESVAETDERLLNIYMEKNTLEDAELFPGLRRAIVAGEVVPVLCGSATLNVVIRKTLDTIVNFLPSPADMPPRLANGPDGKLVDLPPAPEGPLAAYTFKTLVDPFAGRLSYLRVFSGSISPDSNLYNSSKGAKEHIGPLLTTVGKKQTPVSKAVTGDIVAVAKLKSASTGDTLCDPKSPVTFMKEDPPHPVVALAVEAKSKGDEDKLTSSLAKLMEEDPTLHFEMDKETKDLVISGMGQIHMDVTLSRLKSRYGLEVSTHPPKIAYRETIRGKADGHGRLKKQTGGHGQFADCKITVEPGTDGTAFEFVNAIVGGVIPRQYIPGIEKGVKEAMADGVLAGYQMMGIKVTVFDGQYHEVDSSEIAFKIAAAQAFRLACAEARPVLLEPVMDVEIVVPEECVGDIMAGVAHRRGRVTGVGVMGGDERIKALMPMAEILDYDQEMRSVTGGRGDFSTHFASYEEAPPNIAQKIVAESKKARENK